The Pseudoalteromonas translucida KMM 520 genome has a window encoding:
- a CDS encoding heme lyase CcmF/NrfE family subunit, with amino-acid sequence MIPELGYFSLTLAMVLSVLLCVFPLWGAHTGNLRLMRAAPSLAVGQFVFVFISFAALIYASLTNDFTVAYVAYHSSSSLPWYYQITSTWGGHEGAILLWLLMQAGWTAVVALRSKALPWVLRARVLGVLGFLGVGFMMYTLLLSSPFERLLPYFPVEGRDLNPLLQDPGMIIHPPLLYMGYVGLSVAFAFAIAALLTGKLDNTWAKWSRPWTMTAWGFLTLGITIGSWWAYSELGWGGWWFWDPVENASLMPWLVATALLHSLSVTEKRGVFKSWTVLLAIAAFSLSLLGTFIVRSGIIVSVHAFATDPDRGLFILAFLAIVVGGALALYGMRVSQVRSEGRYKLVSREVALWLNNIFLVVATLIVLLGTLLPMVHKEMGLGSISIGEPFFNKMFAILLVPFAILMGIGPFLRWKQNKWAFLQNKILMGVLVSIIITFAWLFSSYDVIAPLTLLATTLAVWIVITTGIDLYSKVTVHSTFKEGFKRLGLGYWAMVLGHIGIAFVIAGVTLTSAYSVERDVSMKPGDTAQLNQYQYRFEGVKNVRGANYSGHAGVVSVLKNDKLVTQLHAEKRRYDIGMQFMTEAAIDAGFTRDLYLALGEQLSEGAWSLRIYHKPFVRWMWIGGILISLAGFVILFDKRYRTSSPQSTKETAESEA; translated from the coding sequence ATGATCCCAGAACTTGGTTATTTTTCTTTAACGCTTGCCATGGTGCTAAGCGTTTTATTGTGTGTTTTTCCGCTGTGGGGGGCACATACCGGTAATTTACGCTTAATGCGTGCTGCTCCTTCTTTAGCGGTAGGGCAATTTGTATTTGTATTTATTTCGTTTGCCGCCCTTATTTATGCCAGTCTTACAAATGACTTTACGGTTGCATATGTGGCGTATCATTCAAGTAGCTCTTTGCCTTGGTATTATCAAATAACCTCAACTTGGGGTGGGCACGAAGGCGCTATTTTATTATGGTTATTGATGCAAGCAGGTTGGACAGCTGTTGTTGCACTGCGCTCTAAAGCACTACCTTGGGTATTGCGTGCTCGTGTACTTGGTGTGCTTGGCTTTTTAGGTGTTGGCTTTATGATGTACACCTTATTGCTTTCAAGCCCATTTGAGCGTTTATTACCTTATTTTCCGGTAGAGGGACGCGACTTAAATCCGCTACTACAAGATCCGGGTATGATCATACACCCGCCGTTACTTTATATGGGTTATGTAGGGCTATCTGTAGCGTTTGCTTTTGCAATTGCGGCACTTTTAACTGGCAAGCTAGATAATACTTGGGCCAAATGGTCTCGCCCTTGGACTATGACCGCGTGGGGCTTTTTAACCTTAGGTATTACCATAGGAAGTTGGTGGGCGTATTCAGAACTTGGCTGGGGCGGCTGGTGGTTTTGGGATCCAGTAGAAAATGCATCTTTAATGCCTTGGTTAGTAGCAACGGCGCTATTACATTCATTGAGTGTGACAGAAAAACGTGGTGTATTTAAATCATGGACCGTACTGTTAGCAATTGCAGCATTTTCACTTAGCTTATTGGGCACCTTTATTGTGCGCTCAGGTATTATTGTATCTGTACATGCTTTTGCGACTGACCCAGATAGAGGCTTATTTATATTGGCCTTTTTAGCGATTGTTGTTGGCGGTGCATTAGCACTTTATGGTATGCGCGTATCGCAAGTGCGAAGCGAAGGGCGTTACAAATTAGTATCGCGCGAAGTAGCACTGTGGCTAAATAACATATTTTTAGTGGTTGCAACTTTAATTGTATTACTAGGTACTTTGTTGCCTATGGTGCACAAAGAAATGGGCTTAGGCAGCATTTCAATTGGCGAACCATTTTTTAATAAAATGTTTGCAATACTGTTAGTGCCATTTGCTATTTTAATGGGTATTGGGCCGTTTTTACGCTGGAAGCAAAATAAATGGGCGTTTTTACAAAATAAAATACTAATGGGTGTATTAGTCAGCATTATTATTACCTTTGCTTGGTTATTTTCTAGCTATGATGTGATTGCACCGCTTACCTTATTAGCAACCACGTTAGCTGTATGGATTGTAATTACAACAGGTATTGATTTGTACAGTAAAGTTACCGTTCATAGCACTTTTAAAGAAGGCTTTAAGCGCTTAGGTTTAGGTTATTGGGCTATGGTACTTGGCCATATAGGTATTGCCTTTGTAATTGCTGGCGTAACCCTTACTTCGGCATACTCGGTTGAGCGCGACGTATCAATGAAACCAGGTGATACGGCGCAGCTTAATCAGTATCAATACCGCTTTGAAGGGGTGAAAAATGTTCGCGGGGCTAATTACAGTGGCCATGCGGGGGTTGTATCGGTATTAAAAAATGACAAGCTAGTTACTCAGTTACATGCCGAAAAACGCCGTTACGATATTGGTATGCAGTTTATGACAGAAGCTGCAATTGATGCAGGCTTCACACGCGATTTATATCTAGCGTTAGGTGAGCAATTAAGCGAAGGCGCGTGGTCATTACGAATTTATCATAAGCCATTTGTGCGTTGGATGTGGATTGGCGGTATATTAATTTCGCTAGCAGGGTTCGTCATTTTATTTGATAAACGCTATCGCACCTCATCACCTCAATCAACAAAAGAAACAGCGGAGAGCGAAGCATGA